A section of the Candidatus Paceibacterota bacterium genome encodes:
- the prfB gene encoding peptide chain release factor 2, producing the protein MAAREYDLEITEIDATLVSIEKVLNLPKLRDDAAKLEAAAGVPNLWDDPESAQKVTSKLSRVQSEIKRLVDLRQRVEDLPILIELAQAESDESALKDAERELDSAKKAIGELEVQTLLNGEYDERDALITIRSEAGGVEAADWAENLMRMYLRYCERHNYKVDVLETSYAEEAGIKSTTFRVSTPYAYGTLSVEQGTHRLVRISPFDSQSRRHTSFAGVEVVPVVEQSDHIEIDEKDIRVDVYRSSGPGGQGVNTTDSAVRITHMASGIVVSCQNERSQIQNKATAMAVLQSKLLERRRHEEQAKMNALKGDNSGSWGNQMRSYVLHPYQMVKDLRTDYETGNTGAVLNGEIDEFIEAGIRWRRSTAIQKEE; encoded by the coding sequence GTGGCCGCGCGCGAATACGATCTTGAGATAACTGAAATAGACGCCACTCTTGTATCCATTGAGAAGGTTCTCAACCTCCCAAAACTGCGCGACGATGCCGCCAAGTTAGAAGCGGCCGCTGGAGTGCCCAATTTGTGGGATGACCCGGAGAGTGCGCAGAAGGTAACCAGCAAACTCTCCCGTGTGCAGAGCGAGATTAAGCGGCTGGTAGATCTACGCCAACGTGTTGAGGATCTTCCGATTCTGATCGAATTGGCTCAAGCTGAGTCGGACGAATCTGCACTAAAAGATGCCGAGCGTGAACTGGATTCCGCCAAGAAGGCAATTGGCGAATTGGAAGTTCAGACTCTACTCAATGGCGAGTATGACGAACGCGACGCACTCATCACGATTCGTTCCGAGGCCGGCGGGGTTGAAGCTGCGGACTGGGCAGAGAATTTGATGCGCATGTACCTGCGCTACTGCGAGCGCCATAACTACAAGGTCGACGTACTCGAAACTTCCTACGCTGAAGAAGCAGGAATCAAGTCAACAACTTTCCGGGTGAGTACTCCGTACGCGTACGGCACACTTTCGGTTGAACAAGGGACCCATCGTCTCGTTCGCATATCGCCGTTTGATAGCCAGAGCCGTCGGCATACCTCCTTCGCTGGAGTCGAAGTTGTTCCGGTTGTCGAACAGAGCGACCACATTGAAATTGATGAGAAAGATATCCGCGTCGATGTGTATCGCTCATCGGGTCCCGGTGGTCAGGGCGTAAACACCACCGACTCCGCGGTTCGTATTACCCACATGGCTAGCGGAATTGTGGTTTCTTGTCAGAACGAGCGTTCGCAAATTCAGAACAAGGCAACCGCAATGGCGGTTCTTCAATCTAAATTGTTAGAACGCCGCAGACATGAAGAGCAGGCAAAGATGAATGCTCTCAAGGGTGACAACTCGGGCTCGTGGGGAAACCAGATGCGTTCCTATGTTTTACACCCGTATCAAATGGTGAAAGATTTGCGCACGGATTATGAGACTGGAAATACCGGCGCGGTTCTCAATGGAGAGATTGATGAATTCATCGAAGCTGGAATCCGCTGGCGTCGAAGTACGGCCATCCAAAAAGAGGAGTAA
- the ftsE gene encoding cell division ATP-binding protein FtsE — translation MIRFENVSKLYPGQEKAALDSVNLEVLKGEFVFLVGLSGSGKSTFLRLVLREDRPSTGTIHVAGKDLGTLSNHKVPELRRQVGTVFQDFRLLPNKTIFENVAFTLHVLGYSKKEIAREVPEVLELVGLEDKGDRRPNEISGGEQQRVAIARAYVSRPAILIADEPTGNLDPATSVGIMKLLDRINREGTTVVMATHDSGIVDQMRKRVIELDAGHVIRDQVRGVYGYTG, via the coding sequence GTGATCCGGTTTGAGAATGTCAGCAAGCTTTACCCTGGTCAGGAGAAGGCGGCGCTGGATAGCGTCAATCTCGAAGTGCTTAAGGGCGAGTTTGTCTTTCTCGTTGGCCTGTCAGGCTCGGGCAAGTCGACCTTTCTTCGCTTGGTTCTGCGCGAAGACCGCCCCTCGACTGGGACCATCCACGTCGCCGGCAAAGACCTCGGCACTCTCTCCAACCATAAGGTTCCTGAACTTCGTCGTCAGGTGGGCACCGTTTTCCAGGATTTTCGCCTACTTCCCAATAAAACCATCTTTGAGAATGTGGCTTTCACCCTCCACGTCCTGGGTTATTCCAAGAAGGAGATCGCGCGCGAGGTCCCTGAAGTTCTCGAACTGGTCGGCCTGGAGGACAAAGGAGATCGTCGCCCCAATGAAATCTCTGGTGGCGAGCAGCAACGTGTGGCGATTGCTCGTGCCTACGTCAGCCGACCCGCAATTCTGATTGCGGATGAGCCAACCGGAAACCTTGACCCGGCAACCAGTGTGGGAATTATGAAATTGCTGGATCGGATCAATCGTGAGGGCACGACCGTGGTGATGGCTACGCACGATTCGGGGATTGTCGACCAGATGCGAAAACGAGTCATTGAGTTGGATGCAGGCCATGTCATTCGCGATCAGGTTCGCGGCGTTTATGGGTATACGGGTTAA
- the ftsX gene encoding permease-like cell division protein FtsX has protein sequence MRARFLLSEVRIGLRRNLTMTFAVVITVAISLSLLGIGLLSNAQVSAMKDYWYDKIEVSVYLCGSLSESPSCTGVVTADQRTQIQADLEALPVVQSVYYESQSEAFKRFQERFKDSAIAQNVTVDQLPESFRVKLKDPTQFQVVVSAFTGRPGVDVVQDQRAILEKFFNLLGVLRNGALLVGLASVLTAALLISNTLRIAAFNRRRETGVMKLVGATSLSIQLPFLMEGIISAILGWGIATGLLAGLKSVIDSKVAPLLTFTKFFGWGEVWVASGYLLATGLVVSIFASVLTLRRYLKV, from the coding sequence ATGCGCGCACGGTTTTTGCTCAGCGAAGTTCGAATAGGACTACGCCGTAACCTCACGATGACCTTTGCCGTTGTTATTACGGTAGCCATCTCCCTGTCACTCCTTGGCATCGGCCTGCTTTCAAATGCCCAAGTGAGTGCGATGAAGGATTATTGGTATGACAAGATCGAAGTATCGGTCTACCTCTGCGGATCTCTCTCCGAGTCGCCTTCATGTACGGGAGTTGTCACAGCGGATCAACGCACCCAGATTCAAGCGGACCTTGAAGCGCTTCCTGTCGTGCAGAGCGTTTACTACGAATCACAGTCAGAGGCGTTTAAGCGATTCCAAGAACGATTCAAGGACTCGGCGATTGCGCAGAATGTGACCGTGGATCAACTTCCGGAGTCTTTCCGCGTGAAATTGAAAGATCCCACGCAATTCCAAGTTGTGGTGAGCGCCTTCACTGGCCGACCCGGCGTTGATGTCGTGCAAGATCAACGAGCCATCCTAGAGAAGTTCTTTAATCTCCTTGGCGTGCTTCGAAACGGCGCGCTTTTGGTCGGCTTGGCATCGGTACTGACCGCCGCTCTGCTGATCAGCAATACCTTGCGGATCGCCGCCTTTAACCGACGACGTGAAACAGGTGTGATGAAACTCGTGGGTGCCACTTCGCTTTCGATCCAACTCCCATTCCTCATGGAGGGAATCATCTCCGCCATTCTTGGGTGGGGGATTGCGACCGGATTGTTGGCAGGATTGAAGAGTGTGATTGATTCCAAGGTCGCACCGCTACTTACCTTTACCAAGTTCTTTGGTTGGGGTGAGGTCTGGGTTGCGTCGGGCTACTTGTTGGCAACGGGCTTGGTGGTCTCGATCTTCGCATCAGTGCTGACGCTTCGTCGCTACCTCAAGGTCTAG
- the smpB gene encoding SsrA-binding protein SmpB, translating to MVKEVGRKLIAQNKKARHDYSIEDVYECGLVLTGTEVKSLRLGRASLIDGFAMVQDGELWLSGVHIPEYTEGTWTNHPPRRDRKLLVHKDELVRLVAKTKEGGLTLIPLSLYFKDGKAKIELAVARGKKSHDKRAALLEREMGREAEREVSRRRSGKSEGR from the coding sequence ATGGTAAAAGAGGTCGGTCGTAAATTAATCGCGCAGAACAAGAAAGCGCGCCACGATTACTCAATCGAAGATGTCTACGAGTGCGGGTTGGTTCTTACCGGTACGGAAGTGAAATCTCTTCGACTTGGTCGTGCGTCGCTCATCGACGGCTTTGCCATGGTCCAAGATGGCGAACTCTGGCTTAGCGGTGTCCACATTCCCGAGTACACGGAAGGAACGTGGACCAACCATCCACCACGACGGGATCGCAAACTATTGGTCCATAAAGACGAGTTAGTTCGCTTAGTCGCCAAGACCAAAGAGGGCGGCCTCACCCTGATTCCACTCTCGCTCTATTTCAAAGATGGCAAAGCGAAGATTGAATTGGCCGTTGCCCGTGGAAAGAAGAGCCACGATAAGCGCGCGGCACTTCTCGAGCGTGAGATGGGGCGCGAGGCCGAGCGGGAAGTTTCTCGTCGGCGGTCTGGAAAGTCGGAGGGCCGCTAG
- a CDS encoding GNAT family protein encodes MIWWPTEIPTLPYGLITLRPTQEKDIVSIYEACQDPVIPRFTTVPSPYTMTHATSFIREQAPTHFLQKKELLFAITQGLAEDEQFCGVISFHTISLQNHTAELGYWIAAPSRGQGIGTTAAKLISEYGFSTIGFRRIEALVNTDNIGSQALLISAGYKREGVMRKKVTREDGTQIDMALFSRITP; translated from the coding sequence ATGATCTGGTGGCCCACTGAGATTCCGACTCTCCCATATGGACTCATCACGCTTCGCCCAACCCAGGAGAAGGACATTGTGAGCATCTACGAAGCGTGCCAGGATCCGGTCATTCCTCGTTTCACGACCGTGCCATCTCCTTACACCATGACACATGCAACATCCTTTATTCGAGAGCAAGCCCCAACCCATTTCTTACAGAAGAAAGAACTGCTTTTTGCGATCACACAGGGACTAGCCGAGGATGAGCAATTTTGCGGGGTGATTTCTTTCCACACCATCAGTCTGCAGAATCACACTGCAGAACTCGGGTATTGGATCGCCGCACCCTCACGAGGACAAGGTATTGGTACCACCGCAGCAAAATTAATCAGCGAATACGGTTTTTCGACAATAGGGTTTCGAAGAATTGAGGCTCTGGTAAACACCGACAACATCGGCTCGCAAGCGCTACTTATTTCCGCAGGCTACAAGCGCGAGGGCGTAATGCGCAAGAAGGTCACGCGCGAGGATGGCACTCAGATCGATATGGCACTCTTCTCGCGAATAACCCCATGA